The Homalodisca vitripennis isolate AUS2020 unplaced genomic scaffold, UT_GWSS_2.1 ScUCBcl_5746;HRSCAF=12626, whole genome shotgun sequence nucleotide sequence TCCTAAGTCAGtaagtattattaagtattacataatAATACTCAGCTTAGACCTATAAAGAATCATAATAAAAGaggctaaacatttttaaataagcttttaaaaaatgctaaaaaaaaagATGCACCAAccaattaaaacatgtttttatagtataaaaacacatttaggtctttaaagttttttatatctgtattaaaaatctgtataatcagggttgtatttaaaatttgaaaattatttccagTACATTTACAttctactaaaattaattaaatttaattgttaaagtgttgttttgtacttttttatctaACCATACTTTATTCTTTTGTTTGCTGAATTGTGAGTCACTCAATCACTTTATTCCAACGGGCAAAGGATTCACTATCAATTTTGACATTTGCAAGCAgttaaagaaacacattttttcacACTTTCTGTCATTGGTTATACCGTAAAAAACGTTAGTTTATAGTTATAACGTGTATGCAGTTACGTAACTGAACGTTACACAATTTATATGTGAGGAAGTGTTTTTGACTGTTTGTGCTTGTTCTGTTCATAGATCCTATAACTGCAGAGCCGTCACAAGAAGAGAAAAACAGAGCAATTATATCGGATGGGCTCAATCTGCTCCTCTACATGGGCATCCTAGCGGTCTTCATTGGCATAGCGATGTACTTGGACCACAAAAAGAGGTGAGTTTTCTTTACTGAGTCGCTATGGTTGACAAGAACGTAGCTAGGAAAAGatttggggggtccagacaactaatattttaccgtagtggacagagagtaaggccccattttgttcctaaaaaagttcttgaccccgttatagaacgatctttcagcagtacatgtcaataatacttaattattttaaataataatcgtttaataaaaaagtaattgaagacactgaaaatttgggggggtctgaaccccttggatcccctcgctggctatgTCCTTGATGAAACACCAACATCATCAATGGCAGTTTAAAACCCGGCTGTAATGAATGAAAAGGTCTTGGGCTATACCTCATTAGAAAAATGACAGACTTCAATTATTTGTGCGCCTTTTTTATGTTCATAGAATTATGGgagttatttaatgttttaaatcttattaatacacatccaaacgctttttgGGTTcccttgtaaatttttttaaattgaaaacacaaagtaacaaatgtttttttcaaataagcaatataaatattGACAACTAAAACACTTTTGGgtgtatatttaattacattttaaaattggaacatcTCTCAAAATAAGGATATAAATATGTTTCAGGTGTACAttgttcttataaaattaaaatcaaaatagccACTAGTACAAATTTGGGAGGGGTCTGGACTttttggaccccctcgctggctacgcaCTTGCTTTAGATTAGTACTCacttgttgttttaaattattgttagttCACTTGTAGAATATTCAGCCAACTGAAATATTTAACTTAGCACGTTAAAACTTTAAACGTATTATTGTGAAGCTTACTGGATAAAAAGATTTACATTCTGACCATTTCTTCATAATTAATAATGCCAGGTTATTTCTCGGTGTTTTAGAACAAGAGTTTACGCCATCGATGACCCGCAGGACCCGTCCAACAAAGGCATCCCGTGGCATCTGTATGACCCGAACTTCAGGTTTGATCCCAACGAGAGGAATGCCATACTCCGGTACTCCATGAGACCCGGACTTGGTACGTCGAGCCGACCACCAACGCTCCCAagcctgaaaaaaaaacaactcacTTTGTCACGATTCCCGAGGAAGAGGAAAACGGAACAAGAGCCTGTGAAATGTTAGCCAGAAACGCCCCCAACAATATTACACCGAAAAGCCTTCTGTGATAaccttttttatgtatgttttgtttCGTCTCAAAAAGTTTAGTAtgtgtaattaaaaatcaatagcACTTCACTGGTTTTTCccaagtaattataattttccatCATACCGTAGAAAATGCCAGGGCTGGCGTATAATGACTCCATCTTGATTTGAGCCTCttaagagcaatgttaaacttaaaaaccCTCCCAAGACCTAATTTTTAGTCCTAGAATTGtgagaaatgtctcattttaaaaatgtcactaatacacatccaaacatttttgtatttcattatttaaatattacaaaaatatgtaaactataaAAGGTTTGGATGCATATAAActaatctttaaaatgagacatatccCATAATCCTATAAAATTGTTtcggtttaacattgtttttatgaggTAAAACTTAAGGTAATTTCATTACAGCCGGCTCTTCAAGTTTGTTTAGTGTTATACTATAGTTAAGTTATATAATAACACACAGTATTATAACAAATCTGTAATAATTTGGAACGAAATTCAGACGTAAgctgtttagttttaatactatataaactGAATAGAAGTTCTAGgggaaattaattaataatgtttgatagtagtataaaattttaacttgtttattgtggtgttagaaaaatataaatattacgtgaattcagaaaataaaaccgTACACattatcttaataaaatgttttgttaacaaatttgttATTGCTAGATTATAATTAGCTTGTATACAACAAATCAGTGATAAATTATTCAACAAAGGCATGTTTTGAGAAACAATACTTTTGGttaaaattacagattttcagcaattacaagtatttattgtgtaaaagtttttatagacaacttatttgataataataaacaatttcatttgCAACAGACCTCCCTTTACTGAACCTCCTATATACAcattcagaaatataattatgtaattatttttcagaGCAGGAAGCCGAAAACACAAAAGGTTTCTAGTGTTAAAGcctgaaataaaaatacagacaTTCTTTACTCTATAAAATTCTCAACATTTATGAATCAGGATCAGATTACTCTCAAATCAAAAATTAAAGTCATCCTAGTTTGAAAGTTAATCACAAAATAACAAGTAGCACTACAAAAATGGTAGTAACAGTCAATTTTGCTTGGTTATTTctgcatttaaatatataaagcaaattatttacaaacaatagcTTACAGCATTGTCTGTAAGAACGATAAAAGGTACCGGTTTTGATGCTTGTCAAACAACCAAGGTGCAACTTAGAAATTTcataactcagaaacttgagatccaattaacccattggcttatacatatttttactatcagctcaactggagttatcctattaaaaatgctaaaaacgtaagagttttgttatatgtttataaaaaaattatttttcaagttgtttcgttatattttatatctttttggattaacatgaaatgggctttaataataaatagatagtgatatatttggtcgtaatttaaaaataataatggtgtacaaactaaaaaagtttttgaattttttttaattttaaatttgtactcaaataatataaattaaaatactccattgttgcttttattttatttgaaatgtatttctctacctagcaatactagaatatgtgtatatacagggtgagttttttaaagtgatccaatagctaactttttaattacacgacttagcactacactttaaatttggaacttgctcaattttaagtttcactcagggatacactttcaaattttttgaagatggccgccattttccaatatggcggtcaacttttaaaatctcttatggaacaccctgtattttatgttgtttttagattctactcaacaaaataatacatttttgcttttgagagtttttcaatatctctaatggttcaggagctacgtggactggaagttttcataatttttgccaatatggcggccaactttaaaatcttttatggaacaccctatattttatgttgtttttatattctacactacaaaataagacatttttgcattttagagtttttctatatctctaatggttcaggagctacgtggactgcaagttttcggattttttcggactgatgataacaaacttgcagtccacgtagcgcctgaaccattagagatatagaaaaactctaaaatgcaaaaatgtcttattttgtagtgtagaatataaaaaacaacacaaaatacagggtgttccataaaatattttaaagttggccgccatattggcaaaaattatgaaaacttccagtccacgtagctcctgaaccattagagatattgaaaaactctcaaaagcaaaaatgtattattttgttgagtagaatctaaaaacaacataaaatacagggtgttccataagagattttaaagttgaccgccatattggaaaatggcggccatcttcaaaaaatttgaaagtgtatccctgagtgaaacttaaaattgagcaagttccaaatttaaagtgtggtgctaagtcgtgtaattaaaaagttagctattggatcactttaaaaaactcaccctgtatatgcatagtttgtcagaataaatgttttttctaaatactgaaaattccaagaatattaattttcttgtagtacattaatatttttatagtaacttattattaatttaaatttcaattaacagtagtattgcagtttttcttatgtgttacaacaatattagtctaatttatactaaaatttggttgaaaaaggagttaaaataaaattatttagatggcgctgtacttgtcacggaacgtttccgtgatataaattttgagcccagactagctgtcacggaaccattccgtgatacaaggccaatgggttaagaGTACATTTTTACACAAGATAGGTACAAGTGTAAGTACTTTTTTTTAGTATGTAATTTTAGAGCTTGTTTGTTTGAATGTGCAACCACCAGACTGCCCAATGTGGTGTTGCCTCATATTTGCAACATATAACTCATGTTTTCGTAGCTCTACTGGTTAGTTTGTGGTAAACTTCGGTATCTAACCTTCTCTGTAAGTAGACAAGACAGTTATTTAGATCAAAACTGCCACCTACAATACATGAACAGATGGAATGGCAggataaaaatatacagtatgagtcataaaaattgtttttttctttatcaaaatttCACTAAACATCTGCAttatagcatttttttttaatataattaatttacaaagttaGCTTAGCACAGCAATGATGAGTAAGCCTGTGACAcaagtagtaaatatttgttcaaacgtttattacattcaataattaatttatgaaaacaacTAATTGTCCGAACATCTTTGAAACCAGAGATTTACCTTAGGCTGGGcttgaatattttaactttttaaatggatgaacaattaattttcaaatgtcctttgttgatttttttataatgccATCGGAATGGTTTCTAACAGTTTCAAAATTTCTTacttaacccattggcttatacatatttttactatcagctcaactggagttatcctcttaaaaatgctaaaaacgtaagaattttgttatatggttataaaagatttatttttcaagttatttggttatattttattactttttggattaacatgaaatgggctttaataataaatagatagtgatatatttggtcataatttaaaaataataatgctgtacaaactaaaaaagttttggaattttttaaattaaaaagttttttttactcaagtaatataaaataaaataccccattgttgcttttattttatttgaaatgtatttctctacctagcaatactagaatatgtatatatatatatatatatatatatatatatatatatatatgcatagttagtcagaataaatgtttttctaaatactgaaaattcctagaatattaattttttttctcgtagtacactaatattcttatagtaacttattattcatttaaatttcaattaattgtagtattgcagtttttcgtatgtgttacaacaatattagtctaatttatactaacatttggttgaaaaaggagttaaaaaaaaatatttagatggcgctgtacttgtcacggaatggttccgtgatataaattttgagcccagactagctgtcacggaaccgttccgtgatacaaggctaatgggttaaaaaaataaattgaggtATGGAGGGCTAGAGGAATGCGACACTCACAATGGCACTAAAATCTGTTATACaatacaaagtttacaaaatacaaattttgatttttatattaccaGCGGCACAAAAGGGAACAATGCAAAAGAACAGGAAAGAAAAGTAATATGGAGGTCAAAAGGAAGGATACATACGAGATGGTGTCCACTTTtgagtatttttttcaattatctgcCACAAAATATTATCttcctggagtcaagtctgtaacagtatcagattccagatgctacactaagaggaaggtgaactggagctgaactcatcAGTCACAAATGATTGACTCATTTACTGCCATATAATATTACTAGTGTTTGTAAGGTAAGATGACTGCAGGAAACAATTGTAGAGTATAAGTAAAAAACCGTgctaagtgccaaaaattaacaaattgaGTTTAGTATCAAAATGTGTGCTATAAGCCAACCCCAATACAGTGTAAACCGGGCTATGTCGAGAAAAATCAATAATTCGTTCAAATCCTTGCCGCTAGAATGCGCATGGGCTATGTTCAAGGGTGACATCAGTAAAAACCGAGTCAAGTGCTGCGCTCAACACACGCCAGACTACTCGTGATTTGCAGGTTATGTTTGTTGCCACAGGCATTCTAACCACTGTATGAGGAGTGTGTGTTACCGCTTTACATTGTGATTAGATTGAGTTTGTGTTATCCATAATGGATGTGCCTTTAGTATTACCGAAGTGTAAGAGACGAGCAAAGGGTGAAGCATCTTGTTTGTTGAAAGGAGTCTTGAACAAAATAACCCACAAAAAAGTTGATTGTTTGGAGCGACAACTGTGggggacaaaataaaaaacaaaaatgttgctgtttttatggaattatttagtttgtcgtGGTATCTCTGatgaaattgaacataaatatCTTGTGTCAGGCCATTCATATCTTTCTTGTGATCGAGACTTTGCGCTCATCGAGAAAGTAGGTGTGAAGTCCCACTAGACATAGTTCAAATTCTTGTAAGTGCCTCccacaaaaagcaattttttgcCACACTTATGGATGAAGATGACTTTTTTGATTTTAAGGAAAGTAGTAACAATTGTCTGAATACAAAGAAATTGGAAATATCCAAAGTCCAATGGCTAAAAATTACAAGAACAAAACCAagtagtatttgtaaaaaaatcatggaCTGATATTGAAACTTGGCTTGAAATAAATGTGTTCAAAAAGGGGGTTAAGGAAGGGGACATCTTGCAAAACCTATCCACTTTGCAAACAATAAACCgattaactaaagaaaaataagaataccTGAAAAAGATGATACCTTACCTCAAAGAAGGGAACaaagacttttataataatttaactgcatAGAAGTTTCAGTGTTCCTGACTGTTAACTTTAGTTTAGTGTATAATATACTATCGAGTATttgagtaaaagtttaaaataattaaactggtataacattataatattgtttgtctttttaacctgtattattttttaactacatgtTTGCTTACTCTTTCATTTTTCTGGTTTTTTAGTAACATTTGTTTGGTACTTAGCCCTCTTTTTACATCAGTAAATGTGGCACTTAGCCCGGGTTTTACCTCAGTAAGTTGTGACATACCTCTTTTCAAAAAAAgttgaattcaattttttttttctttactgttGCCATGGTATATAATGCATTCTTCCACTGATACTATTAGTAGtgatgtgtattttttatttaatatattacagtttaaaaaaaatatttaattatgacagTTATATGCAGTTTTCATCGATTATCTCAAAAGTAACtttttggcacttagcccggTTTTTACTTATACTCTACAATTGACGTAGCGTAAACACGTAGTTTATAacacattacataaaaatatgaactgCACTAACAGCAGTCTAATAATGAAAACTGTAAAGAaggtaaataacaattaattgtattaatttattcacgTCAGCTGATAATTTGACATTGAGTTTTTAGCCAATCAAAAACGAGGTGCCTTGATTAGCGCTCCTTTTGAAGTAGAACTCAACTAGCACCCTTCGCCGAAGGAGAAATAAATCATGGCCCAATCACCATATGTGAGATAACTGGGCCTGGTGAGCCTGTTTCATCTACTCATATGGTTCAGTTGTAATTCTCATCCTTAGCCAACAAAATGTGAGATGTTAACTAGCTACAATTCTGCAATGCAAGACAGTGTGAGGTGACTTGCATATAGCCTTAAGTTAAGAAGATACTAAAATCAGTCTGATAATTGTTTCACAGGTAGAGGAACGAGGAATGAGGAATAGAGGAATGAGGAACACAGGTAGAAATGACTCTCCCCCACTTCACCTTCACCTTCATAGCAAAGAATTTCCACAGTGAAGAAACATCACACCAGAgttttaactataaaacatttaactgtcaACGTCATTAATAAACTGCTTCTGTAGTGGCTTACATTGAAAGAACAAGTCATGAGAACATCTGTGAGTCATTAGCGAATAGATAAAAtgtaaatcaatttaaacattatgaaaaatctgctgtgaaaaagttaaacaaaatagGACCTAGACAGTTGCCTTGAGGAAACACCATAGCATATCAGGAGGGTTTGACGTCACACTACAACTTGGTAACTTGCAGCTTATCTCCAACATAATACCATATCAACCATTATCTTCTCTAGTAGCATACCATAGTTCATTTCAATCGCCACAGAAATCATCAACTTAGGTGACATTTTACGGTAACATCTTCTGAGTAACAGGTAAATAACAAAGctcaaatttattacaaagtatactctatatttcagtacaaaaatatacatctatTAACGAAGATAGTATTATGTCATGTGATGTGAGCAATCAGGCTCGTCCGAGGACCATAGCAAGCAGAGCCATGCGTACGTACAGGCCACACTCGGCCTGGCGGAAGTACGCGGCGCGGGGGTCTGAATCCAGCTCCACGCTGATCTCAAATACACGAGGCAGAGGGTGCATCACCACCATCTTGCGCTTGGCCTTGGTCAGCAGCTGGGGTGTCACCACATACTGGCCGCAGGCCTGCAAACACAACAACAAATTACCGATACTTTCTGTAGTGACGAGTCAGAATCATATccaattttttctattattttataaaagaaaactcacaattatccaataattttaatatttttacttgataCAGTAGTGTAATCAATTCTGAGATTACAGATTCCCTGTGGCCctaaaaattattgtatcttTACATGCcttgttaattaattatgtttgtttcTCAAACAATGAGGATATGTCatcgaaggaggagctcttcttaatTGGAAACAACTATTTtctatcattttataaaataaaactcacaattatccaacaattttaatattttcacgcTTTTGTTCATGAGCAATTGGCATTATTATAAAGTAGTAACCATCAATTCAACGAATTTATTCAGAggatttttagtggttttaacGTAAGGACCTTCTGAAAGCATTTCTTGAGCTCGAGAAAAAAAAAGTATATGTCAGTAAAAATTGTTGATAGACATCACGATACCGTATCATTCTGAATTTAAATGTGTACAATTATCCTTCCCAGGAGTTAATCAGCAGCTGTTGGTTAGTTGCATATGATTGAACATCAATAAATTGGCCAGaatttgtgtttcaaattaaaGGACAGACACGAGTGTTCACTGAGAAAGTACTCTCCTGTTGTTACAGCCAGTCGTATGAGAATGAAAACTGGAGCAGAAATTCTTTTCAGACAGATGGTTGATAAGATTTACAGAAATGTGTCCTTAGGTGTCACAACACTTTACAACTTATTTACTACAAAACAATTTCTCAAAGTTTTGTTCAggattaaaaaaatctttgtccTTCAAGGAAGCTTGGATGGATTTAATATTCAAAgataataaacttaaactttattaCCACTTATCCTATTATAAgtggtaataaagtaaaaattttattttgagaactCCACAAAATGGTAAATATGGAATTTATTAATATGCCCACCTTTAATGACAAAGTTAGGATGATATTATTcagcaaaattatttttgatatagtatttaaatatttgatcaaaaaGAGCACATCTTCACAGAAATAATATAATGTGATAATGGTATATGAGTAACTGAGTCTAGTTTTTTCATGTATATTATGAATTAGACTATCATACAAATCAAATACTAACACTTTTCTTAAACTAGTGctggaaaaaaaagaaatataattgcTCTGAAGACAATTACTATGCAAACACAACATCAATTACCTTATCATATTCCTCCTGGGAGGGGAAGCGTTCTCGCTGTATCCGGGTCATATAGAGGACATCCGTGTCGGGCAGGACCTCTTCCAGGGTGCGGTACTCGTGTTGTGATATACCCTTGCCCGCCACGTACTGCACGACATGTAGCGGCATGCCCAGACCTGCAGGGCTCACATACTGCAGCTGTACATTGTAGTGGGTCAGCAGCCTGTGGTGCATAATCACagatattttcatatttgttgGGCATGAAATAGAACTATGCAATTTTAAGATATTAGCGTTTAGAGTAGTCATATTTACTTAGGTGAGTTGTTACagtctaaaataaatgtttaacacgttcactgcctgCCCCTGTCTGACAGTTGCGCTACCATCGCTGCAGCAATTGTGTTATTTTTCctgtcaatcaatcaatcacatttttattactttcaaacaattttacattgcatttgtAAACAccaataaataaagctataaaGCCTGCAGTTtactattctaagattcattcattgCATGCTTACAtactctcattcatacatggcttcagtatcggtactaagttacgaaaactgagtggtcccagcggcgtaacatgaactcatctacagagtaaaacacttcagatattaaaaggtcctttaatcaAGCTTTATACAGGGTTGGGTTGTTGACAGTTTTTGTGCTCTCAGGGagataattaattaatctgacaccagcttgtgaaggaagttgATCAGATGTGCCAGTGTTCTATGAGATTGCATCTGTCCCCACCTAGAATCATACCTGTAGACGTCCCTGCCAcgcactaactcacatcggaatcggcaatacagagctacatccaagatatagaggcagggttAGGTCAGAAAACCATGCTCCCTGTAAGCATCATGGCATAACTATCTTGGTTTCAATTTGCACATGATTCTAGTGGCTTTTGACTAATTAAGCTAAATCTGATCCTGGAACATCCACCTGAAAGGTGTATGTTGTAGGTCAAATGGAgatataaaaggccaaaataggccatcCTTAGAATGCCACATGCTGCAGATCTCTACAAACTTGTTCTACATAAGAGTGCTTACTTTCTGTTACCTCCGTTCGGCCTGCAAATCTGGACAATGTTAGTGAAACTTATCACTTATCAATGTCATTTGTAAATGAACGTTTTATTTTTCGTATTACAACTATTCAAACAAtacttgaatagttttttttctctattgggacaagaagcttataaattgcacttagtcctataaagACCTTAGCGCTGCTtacggagtgacaggatattcttgatgggtaaggttgggggtaggggcaaccccctgtcgagatccatgaggaagtattagggcactaatctcaaagtcatgtcccccggaagaaggggaggccagctctgaaccagcctctccagtcaaagcaggcacggagtggcacacccttgttgaggctaacaagaacctctgatacttagggaacgaaccctattaactccaacagtcatctcctgcagtagactagacctatctgGAATATCACTCTCACAACTAGTAAGTTATGATTGTATATCTACTTAGAACAATGTCTGCTAAGAATACAGGATGACGTCCGGATAGTCCTGTTGATTACttacaagtaaaaatgtaatctaaTATGACGATTTTATAGCATAATGAACCAAAATTGTACCAACTGAACAAAAACCTTGAGTTTGAATTTTGCTACGTATCAGTTACATAATGGGGGCTATTGCCGCAGTGAACCAAAGTACtggattttatgtataaaaacaatttattttcattcatttctgGTTATTTTGAACATAAAGTCTATTGCAAAATACATACTCACATAACAAGAACTAAGGTGGctaatttgattttgatgttttgaaatatttttttacattaaattcacAGCTCTTTAAGATACTTCcctgaatacagaaaaattagaaaacaattttttgaccACTCCACATAAAATTACAGAGATTTATTATAATAGGCAATTTATGCCACTTTGTAATCAGGCTAAAAAatggctgaaaataaaaatgttaaattgttacaATATGTACATGTGTTACAGGAAATAACACGTCTGTTTATCcctaagaaaattaaatttatta carries:
- the LOC124373504 gene encoding uncharacterized protein LOC124373504 gives rise to the protein MDSDEYSDAWILPLARDRYPITAEPSQEEKNRAIISDGLNLLLYMGILAVFIGIAMYLDHKKRTRVYAIDDPQDPSNKGIPWHLYDPNFRFDPNERNAILRYSMRPGLGTSSRPPTLPSLKKKQLTLSRFPRKRKTEQEPVKC